The genomic interval ACCAGGGAGGGTGGGACGTGGTGATGGGCATTCCGGCTCTTTCCAGTGAGCAGGCTCGTTCGGCTCAGCTCACCAAAAAGAGCCCGGCTCTTTTGGCTCCCAAACGGCTCtataaaaaaaaagttgttttgtaattttttcaagtcaaacagtttgcgatagtttgtctatgattggtgttaaaacaattataattaaattattaaatgaaatcatactctaacttaaccacaatgtatttaaaaaattgattggtttgttatgaaaaagaATGCTATATGGTATAACTTTTTAATGTTTATTAACAAAGTGCATATAAAACGAATACAATCTGAACACCATAATAAAATATTacaccatatcaaagaaaaataaataacaatttgcaaaactgcagcatcccacaaATTGAAATGAATGTAAAAAAAGAAGGATGCTATTACCCATgtgcatttaaagtataacttttttaatgtatataaacaaagtgcatataaatgtaacaattcaaaacgaatacaatctgaacaacataataatacaatattgcaccatatcaaagacaaataaataacaatgtgcaaaactgcaggatcccacttaaaacattaaactggtccctcttttctctctcttctttattgccatgttataaccagcagcacacagcaatgctgaccatattttgCTTTTATGGGAGAGTTGCATTCAGAAATGCAGAAATGCCTCACTTTTGAGGAGCTGATGCGATTTCttctcagtaattatttgtcccAGAAcagttcaggttcatgttttgtctactgatattagattctcatctactgctcatatacatatataatactggattaaataatgatgcagtaataactgcttactgtacctctctccactgatctccacagtgacctgctcaaagggttccaggactctgcacacctcctccaccacctcccattcctcttgggtcagagcatcaacaggtgcattgacaatggccagggtagagatgacggcatcctttgactcaagaaaccacttcaacatataaaatgttgaattccaccttgtagtgcagtcttgtttaggcctcagctcaggcatccccatctggcgttgtgtagactttagttttCCAGCACTtactgtgctcctgtggaagtattccacagctgctttcactttgtccacagtgggtttcatcaccttcagagcatctcttacaaccaggttgattgtgtgggcaagacatggATGATGAGTCCATTTAAAAATGGTTATGTTAGCTTCATTGTTGCTAacaacagaccacttttccatctacttgccattctctggccactctcaacagttcctcttcctctgccaagttctctgaggtgtgtctgtcgctgaactcaaagcagtccagaagacagctagacattgaaaaatcttcaatgaagtgacatgtaactgacatgtaagaagtggttacccttgatgtcttgcagtcagtggtaaggcaaactgcagctttttggactctttcccacactgaagcctgtgtgctctcgtacagttatggaataagtgattttgaaagagttttcctgcttggaattgtgtacattggatttaggctattgctataatttctaaaacctctgtcctccacgaTCGAAAATGTCTGGAAATCAgtggcaatcattttagccaatgcaatatcaatttggcctGGTTTTGCTACAGACATAGACTTTGGCATAAATTGGTCCATAGAAGACTACGTTGCTGTGGGTCgcggagtaggcctacttgactgagtggatacatctccacgtgtggaggtgctggctccaccactatcactagcaggcccgctagtttctcgaagctccgctacagctagcttcacagttgggtggACAGTTCGCATATGCCGGTGAAGGTTGTGCGTAGAACCGGCTttatatgagattttgttttggcaaattctacacGGTGCTCCaacattgtctacattattaaaatgcatccaaatgctactATGCTTCCGACTCATTTGccagctgttgttttcacagctgtccttcctcaCTGTTCTCGGCTGctcagtgtgtgactgtgagtgagttggctcGGCACTCCCTTACCcatctttggttcattggttgacactgcgtgtctgattgacaggaacaacaggtgaggctgttcgtctgagcagacagtcagaacgaatGTGTGGGCTTGAGCGTTTAGAcccatattattttatttatttttttgttctttGAATTAGCTAATTCTATTCATTTAAATCTTTTGATTATTAATATCTTAAttaatttgtatatatttttataaattgattcggctcttctgatatgcgagccgtctcccaacgttcacctacaagagccggcTCTTAGAGCCGACTCGTTCGCGAACGACCAATCACTAGTCGGATGACATACTTCTGGTCGCCACCAGACGGAGCACCACTTGTTGGGCAATTTGGCAACATCTTTCCTTTATAGCTGCTGTCATAAGTCACCGGCGCCCAAGTACTGACTGAACGGTTTAAAACATGAAGATCTGGACCTCAGAACACATATTCAAGTGAGTAATTTATTAAAGTTCTAAAACGTGTTTAATTGAAATACCTTGATATTAACTAGCTTATTGAAGTTTGTAGCTAGGTTAGCAACCAGCCAGTTAGCGCGCGTTAGCTCTTTGCTTTTAGTCAACTAGCTTCTGGTACAAGTCAATGGGTTTTAGCTAGCAAACAGCTGACTTTAGCCAAATATTTGGCTAGCCAACACATTAAACTTCCATTTTACCATTCCTACACTAGGAAAAATAATGATAGTTATCTAGCTATAcaacaaagacagtacagtaagTGAATGCAAGCTAGCCAGCCACATTACCATATCTTTGACATTACATTAGTTAGCTGCATTACaagtagctaacgttaactgttAGCCCGAAGTTTTACAGCTGAGTGTCACGGGATTCCGGTGCTTTGCTTCAGCTAACTGTTACTTGTTTAAGGTCATGTGAATTCATCTATTAATTGAATTTTAGCTCAATGTTCTTTTTGGTGATGTCCCGTGCCGCACCACTAGGCATGCACTCTGAGACTGGAATAAAGGTATTTCTATTCCAACTAGCTATACCGGAGGCTCTGTCAATGGTGGAATTATGGTTGTTATGTCACTATATATTCAGGGCTTAATACTCTTTGGGGAATTAATTGAGTGAGAAAATGCCTCTGTTTACCTCACGAATAGGgattgtaaaaaataaacattgtcaAGGTCAAACCAAGTACCTTGTATTACTGAACCCATAATTCATATTTCTTAACCCAATCGACATAACACAGTACAATAATGTCAGGACAGTTTTTCAAATGTATTCATGTGGGGGCACACCAGGAGGTCCACATGCACACATGGTAACATTATGATACTGTATTATTACAGTAATATTGATTTCCTGTGTTGTCCCCCCACAGCCACCCATGGGAGACAGTGACCAAGGCGGCAATGCAAAAGTACCCCAACCCCATGAACCCTGGCGTGGTAGGGGTGGACGTGTTGAACAGACATGTGGACACACAAGGTCGGCTATGCAGCAACAGACTGCTCAGCACAGAGTGGGGACTGCCCTCCTTGGCCAAGACTGTAAGTCCTCAGCACAGTGGATGCCTGTCTCCAATGTTGCCACTAATGTGATTCTCCTGAGAAGTGCATTCAGCAGATCTGAGGATGTATTATTTTGTTAGTGATGTCAAACGTATTTCACTGACAGTGAGGATGTCATTGTCTTTTCTCACAGCTCATTGGTATAACACGAACAAACACATACATCCAGGAACATTCGGTGGTAGACCCCAAGGAAAAGACATTTGAGCTACAATCTACAAATGTGAGTTCACCGCTGTTGTCGGATGTTCATTTGTGAATACTATAGATAACTCCACCTTTTAGCCTTGTTGGCTAACGTTGATGCACTTTCCTCTGCTTTCAGATTTCATGTACTAACATAGTATCTGTGGATGAAAAGTTAACATACAGGCCGCATCCGCAGGATCCCGAAAAGTATGTGATTTGTTGATGGTTTGAGTTTATATACGGGAAAATTGATAAATAGCTTTGCGTTTTCACagctaaactgttttttttctgtttatcCTTATGTTTAGGACCATATTGACACAAGAGGCACTGATCTCTGTGAAAGGAATTAGTCTGAGCAGTTACCTGGAGGGGCTCATGGCCAAAACCATCTCAGCGAATGCAGCCAAAGTATGACCTCTATCCTTCGCACACGCAGCCTGGATTAAATATTTATGAGTGGAAATGTTCAGCCCCTAACTTTCCcctgtgtgttttgttgtgtccAGGGACGAGAGGCGATGGAGTGGGTCATCAGGCGGTTAAACACAGAGATCGAGGAGCTGGCAGCGACTGCACAGGCCACAATCCGCATCCCCATGGCAGCAGCAGTCACAGAGAAATGATCATCCTTCATCTCACCTCAGACATTTCCCCTGAAAGGGGAGACCAACCTTATCTGCCAGCACAGCCACCTCCTGTATTGGTCCACTCATCTTGTCACAAGAACGCACGATTCCCTCAGCGGACTGTCTTTACAAGCAGGGTACATGCTGTTGGGTACACAGAGTGAAGCTGATGACATTGAACAGGGTGGAGCCAAGTTGCATTTGAGGCTCATGGGATTTGTAGTCTAACGTTTTCAATCACACCGTGCCTATAGGTCATCAAGTTTCTATttattctcctcctgtcttttttctattgttattctaTGGTCGGCTGTCTAACAGGTTTACTCTGGCACTTGACCATTCCATTTAACATCATTCTATGTTGCCTATGCAAGCCATGTACTTACCAATCTTTAAAAGGCTGTCAGTCATTTTCATGGAACTGTTCACTTACTGAgaagataaaatatatttttatgctTGTTTGTGAGTCTGTTTTATTTGTGATGTAAAGTCACTGTGCTACATATTCAAGAATGCAAACTTGAATTTTAAAgcagcaatcagcagtagaaacaataacaaaatgacctccccaaccctgttttggtaaaaagctaaaGGATGGTGCTGGAGAAATGTAAAAACTGTCAAATTCAGACATATAACAAAATTAtagttttgaggctatatagtgtttgtttacattttattttgttgaCAAATGATTGCAAATTCTTTTCTGGTTATGATGCGgtaagacagttgaactaagctcatgagacatATGTTATATCCTTCAATCCATGGGTACATCATTAATTTAGAAGTACTGTTGGGGAAATTCACCACTAAGGACTCAAATTTAAAGTAAAGGAAGAAATCTTTATCATGGCTGGAGAGGTTCACAAACTCTGCCTGATGAAACTCTGAAAAGGGGCATTCCCTTTGTACTGCTACACAAACAAGGCTTATAAGCATGGTTGGTTCCTGCATGAGACTGACTGATAGATGCCAGGCTTCttaccttgaaactgagatactcCTAGATCCCAGAGCAATGTTCTGGGTGTACTCTTGTGTAGTCAATATGTCACTTGCATGAACCCAACCAAGACAGATTATTAGAAAGCAGCATTATTCTAAACATGCCCCCCCCAAATCACATTCAAAATGTTTGTAGCAACTGCTGAGTACCCCTTTATGGACTTTAAtttattgaatttatttttaTAAAGCAGCACCCAAGTAGCAAATGTGAATACGTTTGGAAGAATTGAACGAATGGCTTGACCATTACTACAGTATGCGATTTACACAACATTAGTGTTGGGTGTAGTCAGTGAACGTCAACAGTGGACACTGGGACAGGGTTATGTTCAGGATAATTGGACAGTGACAGTTGATTTTGAACATGCCGAACCAAATGCGCCTTGGTTCGGGCATGTTCAAAAACCTTTTTTCTGAGgactcttttttttaaatgtcaaaggCAGAGGATGATACTGTACATTCCAGTCACACTTTTGCTAGATAGTTTAATCCCTCCAGTCGTTTCTAGATCCAAGCTCCCCATCTTTTTGCATGTTGTACAGCCCAGTTTTTAATTCTGCATGACAAGCCAGGGGTAATACGTTTTCTTGTTCTTGAACTGCAAATTGCATCTGCTCCCCGTTTCCCTCTCCTGCTCAGTCTGACTCGCTAGTGGAGGTGTGGGTGGTGATGCTGAACTGGCGGGATGAACAGCTTCTAGCTAAGGCATCGCCATCAGGAACAGTTTGCCCCTCACTCCTTTCCTCCGGCCGGCACTGACAGTTCCGTCTCATTCTGGGTTCGATTCACCAGTTTTCTCTGGATTTTTGTCATCAACATTTAATCAAACTCGATGACTACACAGAAGGATCACCGCGCATTGACTTAATGGTCTTTCTAGGGGCGGGAGAAATAACGAGGAAGCAACTTGATTTAACGCTCATCGCTTTTATTAGAATGTTTACAGTGCGAACATTGACACAATGAATCAATCGTGCCGCAAGAGGTACTGTATCCGGGTAAATAGGTGCAGGTGTTGTGCCGAAAAGCTCCCCCATGCCAGaattctcccccacccctccttagCGTGGACGCGCACGcactcaattcttcattgctgcgacttgcttgctagttgacATTTCTGATCACGTTCGGCTGCGGGGAGGCACaagtaatgtctgcagttttcggtttggcAATTTTTTTCAAGTGTATTAGACTATAAATACatctctttgccaaaattcgtcatctcttccatgtcttattcgactagttgttgttgtgaaatgtttattgcttgcctacattttactccctcctctatgtttaatatatcACACATACATTAATTATTAATTTCAGTTGCCTAACCTTGCCTAacgtgaagtttgttctatagaaagtatttgactgaTTTTCTTGCAAGGCCTGGCACACTTCATAATCATTTTTGGTAGCTTATGTTGACCAGTAGTGTGTGctacagaaagtatttgactctagccacaaaattGATATTGGAAAGCGGCACctacccgcccgtccagcatcactactctggacggttctgacttagaatatgtggacaactacaaatacctaggtgtctggttagactgtaaagtctccttacagactcacattaaacatctccaatccaaaattaaatctagaatctgctttctatttcacaacaaagcatccttcactcatgctgccaaacatacccttgtaaaactgaccgtCCTACcgatcccaccgtaccttctccgctgtgcaatctggtttccgagccggtcacgggtgcacctcagccacgctcaaggtactaaacgatatcataaccgccatcgataaaagacagtactgtgcagccgtcttcatcgaccttgccaaggctttcgactctgtcaatcaccatattctgatcggcagactcagtagcctcggtttttctgatgactgccttgcctggttcaccaactactttgcagacagagttcagtgtgtcaaatcggagggcatgctgtccggtcctctggcagtctctatgggggtgccacagggttcaattctcgggccgactcttttctctgtatatatcaatgatgttgctcttgctccgggcgattccctgatccacctctacgcagacgacaccattctatatacttccggcccatccttggacactgtgctatctaacctccaaacgagcttcaatgccatacaacactccttccgtggcctccaactgctcttaaacgctagtaaaaccaaatgcatgcttttcaaccgttcgctgcctgcacccgcacgcctgactagcatcaccaccctggaaggttccgaccttgaatatgtggacatctataagtacctaggtgtctggctagactgtaaactctccttccagactcatatcaaacatctccaatcgaaaatcaaatctagagtcggctttctattccgcaacaaagcctccttcactcaagccgccaaacttaccctagtaaaactgactatcctaccgatcctcgacttcggcaatgtcatctacaaaattgcttccaacactctactcagcaaactggatgcagtttatcacagtgccatccgttttgtcacgaaagcaccttataccacccaccactgcgacctgtatgctctagtcggctggccctcgctacatattcgtcgccagacccactggctccaggtcatctacaagtccatgctaggtaaagctacgCCTTATcccagttcactggtcacgatggcaacacccacccgtagcacgtgctccagcaggtgtatctcactatctcacatccctaaagccaacacctcatttggccgcctttcgttccagttctctgcagcctgtgactggaacgaattgcaaaaattgctgaagttggagacttttatctccctcaccaacttcaaacatctgctatctgagcagctaaccgatcgctgcagctgtacatagtctatcggtaaatagcccacccatttttacctacctcatccccatactgtttttagttatttacttttctgctcttttgcacaccaatatctctacctgtacatgaccatctgatcatttatcactccagtgttaatctgcaaaattgtaattattcgcctacctcctcatgccttttgcacacaatgtatatagactctttttttctactgtgttattgacttgttaattgtttactccatgtgtaactctgtgttgtctgttcacactgctatgctttatcttggccaggtcgcagttgcaaatgagaacttgttctcaactagcctacctggttaaataaaggtgaaataaaaaaatgttaatcctcagacttcggcgatgtcatttacaaattagcctccaacacgcttctcaacaaattggatggtctatcacagtgccatccgttttgtcaccaaagccccatatactacccacaccctgcgacctgtacactctcgttggctggccctcgcttcatactcgtcacgaaacccactggctccaggtcatctacaagtctctgctagccGTATatatcacagccgtatatatatccccccccaagcagacacatcgatggctctgaacgaactttatttaactctctgc from Oncorhynchus tshawytscha isolate Ot180627B linkage group LG22, Otsh_v2.0, whole genome shotgun sequence carries:
- the LOC112222136 gene encoding PRELI domain containing protein 3B; translation: MKIWTSEHIFNHPWETVTKAAMQKYPNPMNPGVVGVDVLNRHVDTQGRLCSNRLLSTEWGLPSLAKTLIGITRTNTYIQEHSVVDPKEKTFELQSTNISCTNIVSVDEKLTYRPHPQDPEKTILTQEALISVKGISLSSYLEGLMAKTISANAAKGREAMEWVIRRLNTEIEELAATAQATIRIPMAAAVTEK